One Flagellimonas sp. CMM7 genomic region harbors:
- a CDS encoding CBM9 family sugar-binding protein, whose product MQKYISLALFLVLIGCSPNQKEDHQLIEVKKAQKSPTIDGQALDACWGNAEWLALDQLWLGNAYTNDDFNGRYKLSWDEDALYLLVEITDDVLLDQHKDPLKLWWDDDCVEVFVDEDNSGGAHQFTHNAFAYHVAIDGNVVDLATDEKPKLYNDHVTSKHVTNDKTTTWEIAVKLFSDDYMDEKENTPKGLSKNKKIGFALAYCDNDSSKERENFIGSVFVPGEDKNQGWINADIFGTLILK is encoded by the coding sequence ATGCAAAAATATATAAGCTTGGCCCTTTTTTTAGTGCTAATAGGCTGTTCTCCCAATCAAAAAGAAGACCATCAACTAATAGAAGTAAAAAAAGCTCAAAAAAGCCCAACTATTGATGGGCAAGCCCTTGATGCGTGTTGGGGCAATGCTGAATGGTTGGCCCTAGACCAACTTTGGCTTGGAAATGCCTATACCAATGATGACTTTAACGGTAGGTATAAGTTAAGTTGGGACGAGGACGCACTTTACCTTTTGGTTGAAATCACAGATGATGTCCTTTTAGACCAACATAAAGACCCATTAAAATTGTGGTGGGATGATGATTGCGTAGAAGTTTTTGTTGACGAAGACAACTCCGGAGGAGCACATCAGTTTACACATAATGCTTTTGCCTATCATGTAGCCATAGACGGAAATGTGGTTGATTTGGCTACAGATGAGAAACCAAAACTGTATAATGATCATGTAACGTCTAAACATGTTACAAACGACAAAACCACAACTTGGGAAATAGCCGTAAAACTTTTTTCTGATGATTATATGGATGAAAAAGAGAATACACCCAAAGGTTTATCAAAAAATAAAAAGATAGGGTTTGCCTTGGCTTATTGTGATAATGATTCCAGTAAGGAGAGAGAGAATTTTATTGGGTCTGTATTTGTTCCTGGAGAAGATAAGAATCAGGGGTGGATCAATGCAGATATTTTTGGGACATTAATACTTAAGTAA
- a CDS encoding Ohr family peroxiredoxin: MKTIFESKATNTGGRSGHVQSEDGVLNFDISMPNSKGKPNTKSTNPEELFAAAYSSCFAGALQVVAKEHHVDDLGDFNVTATISFNTEEDGAFLEATLDSYLPTVDKNTGESLINAAHEICPYSKATRDNITVHLNLVMDG, encoded by the coding sequence ATGAAAACTATTTTTGAAAGTAAAGCTACCAATACAGGAGGTAGGTCGGGACATGTTCAAAGTGAGGATGGAGTATTGAATTTTGATATTAGTATGCCCAATTCCAAAGGCAAACCTAATACCAAATCGACCAACCCAGAGGAACTTTTTGCCGCAGCATATTCCAGTTGCTTTGCTGGCGCACTGCAGGTTGTGGCCAAAGAACACCATGTTGATGATTTGGGTGATTTTAATGTAACGGCAACTATATCTTTTAATACTGAAGAGGATGGCGCTTTCTTAGAAGCTACATTGGATTCTTATTTGCCAACAGTAGATAAAAATACCGGTGAGAGTTTGATAAATGCGGCACATGAGATTTGCCCATACAGTAAGGCCACAAGGGATAATATTACTGTTCACTTAAATTTAGTAATGGACGGTTAA
- a CDS encoding RNA polymerase sigma factor: MFQIELVEQCKTNDRKAQLKLYKQYCDGMFCVAMRFLKNPDDAEDVVQESFIKAFQRISQFKGEVTFGAWLKRIVVNRSIDFLKSKHQKTEELNEGYLHLAEDEDWTIEDGISIEQVKTAIEELPDKYKYVVKLFLLEGYDHAEIAQILEISDTASRTRLLRGKARLKETLKDRAYGTGS; encoded by the coding sequence ATGTTTCAAATTGAACTGGTAGAACAATGTAAAACGAATGACCGAAAGGCACAATTAAAGCTTTATAAGCAATATTGTGACGGTATGTTCTGCGTGGCGATGCGTTTTTTAAAAAACCCAGATGATGCAGAAGATGTAGTGCAAGAGTCTTTTATCAAGGCATTTCAGCGAATAAGTCAGTTTAAGGGAGAGGTAACATTTGGGGCCTGGTTAAAAAGAATTGTAGTGAATAGAAGTATCGATTTTTTAAAGTCAAAGCATCAAAAAACGGAAGAATTGAATGAAGGGTATTTACATCTTGCGGAGGATGAAGATTGGACCATAGAAGATGGAATCTCTATTGAACAAGTAAAAACGGCAATTGAAGAATTACCGGACAAATATAAATATGTAGTGAAATTGTTTCTTTTAGAAGGGTATGATCATGCTGAAATTGCACAAATACTGGAAATTTCGGATACAGCATCAAGAACCAGATTGTTACGTGGAAAAGCACGATTAAAAGAAACACTTAAAGATAGAGCTTATGGCACAGGATCTTAG